The following proteins are encoded in a genomic region of Oncorhynchus keta strain PuntledgeMale-10-30-2019 chromosome 35, Oket_V2, whole genome shotgun sequence:
- the LOC118368901 gene encoding GTPase IMAP family member 9-like isoform X3, whose protein sequence is MSSLSESNPMRIVLLGKTGSGKSSAGNTIIGRGEEEFKIGRSANSETHMCGTKTKDINGRKVTVVDTPGLFDTNIPEEELKPELVKCIVECAPGPHAFLIVLRVDRYTVHEEQVIAEIEECFSPESFKYATVLFTCGDHLLEGTTIQDFVKTNMKLNKLVEKCGGRCHVIDNKYWNSQQDEYRNNQYQVAELFNTIEKMVRENGGGCYTNEMLQEAERLINAEVESIRESNSQISEEEIEKLSKERARKKLLIKLSGVATGVVVGALLGVAVSLAIVLLILAKPFGQLSTKVAAATAAKVAGVVAGGVAGGVAGGGVAGGVAAAGAGGAAGAVGGVAAGGTVVAVETGGSIGVGAGLGIAAGVVAGTAALVGAIGGGVVGAAAAEDAETPGEAAEKAAEAVLKKGKGIWVECKAVLVESKGSVENIRYMSKGYRKLSLSNEKM, encoded by the exons ATGTCTTCATTGTCTG AGTCAAACCCAATGAGGATTGTGCTGCTGGGGAAAACAGGAAGTGGCAAAAGCAGTGCAGGAAACACCATCattggaagaggagaggaagagttcAAGATAGGTCGTTCAGCCAACTCCGAAACGCACATGTGCGGAACAAAGACCAAGGACATCAATGGAAGAAAGGTCACTGTAGTAGACACACCTGGACTCTTTGACACAAACATCCCTGAAGAGGAGCTGAAACCTGAACTAGTGAAATGTATTGTAGAATGTGCTCCGGGGCCACATGCCTTCCTCATTGTGCTTAGAGTGGACAGGTACACAGTCCACGAGGAACAAGTCATTGCAGAAATTGAGGAATGTTTTTCACCAGAGTCCTTCAAATATGCCACAGTTCTCTTCACTTGTGGTGACCACCTTCTTGAAGGAACAACTATTCAGGATTTTGTGAAAACAAATATGAAACTGAACAAGCTTGTGGAGAAATGTGGTGGCCGCTGTCACGTCATCGACAACAAATACTGGAACAGTCAGCAGGATGAGTACAGGAACAACCAGTACCAAGTAGCAGAGCTATTcaacaccatagagaagatggtgagagagaacggaggaggaTGTTACACCAACGAGATGCTCCAAGAGGCAGAGAGATTAATAAACGCAGAGGTAGAGAGTATTAGAGAGTCAAACAGCCAGATTTCAGAGGAAGAGATTGAAAAACTATCCAAGGAAAGAGCGAGAAAGAAACTCCTGATCAAGTTGTCAGGGGTAGCAACAGGTGTAGTGGTAGGAGCTCTACTTGGGGTTGCAGTGTCATTAGCAATAGTACTCTTAATTCTTGCAAAGCCATTTGGACAATTAAGTACAAAagtagcagcagcaacagcagcaaaaGTAGCAGGTGTAGTAGCAGGAGGAGTAGCAGGTGGAGTAGCAGGAGGAGGAGTAGCAGGAGgagtagcagcagcaggagcaggcGGGGCAGCAGGAGCAGTAGGAGGAGTAGCAGCAGGAGGAACTGTAGTTGCGGTGGAGACCGGAGGAAGCATTGGAGTTGGTGCAGGGTTAGGCATAGCTGCAGGAGTTGTTGCTGGGACAGCAGCATTAGTAGGAGCAATAGGAGGGGGGGTAGTTGGAGCTGCGGCAGCAGAAGATgcagagacaccaggagaggcAGCAGAGAAAGCAGCTGAGGCAGTCCTTAAGAAGGGTAAGGGAATCTGGGTGGAGTGTAAAGCAGTCTTGGTGGAGAGTAAAGGAAGTGTGGAGAATATAAGATATATGTCAAAGGGGTACAGGAAACTGAGCTTAAGTAATGAAAAGATGTAG